The proteins below come from a single Juglans regia cultivar Chandler chromosome 12, Walnut 2.0, whole genome shotgun sequence genomic window:
- the LOC109001529 gene encoding BTB/POZ domain-containing protein At3g03510-like: MMLSGKTGGSSRLLKPAAASQDVQLLELLAARSAKISEILKESPQEGLSHFLQEMPAEAKTFDLVIKFCYGYELDLSTENVVPVTCLAFHLKMTESHSRNNLLRKALTFFEQRVLLSWNETIKALCTVENIYKHAVNYGLVDACIESLVAKALADPSLLGEPMKNLICADDREDADIVYRTNARRRLFDLERQSEDLTVLPLLLYESIILAMNKRVVPPKNVAVSLSAYANKWVVSSISTGREKMSIYKRNSEREVIEAVERLLSHERGILSCTVLFDMLRSALILEASSDCKNGFEVRIGKQLEEATVKDLFIPFQGNSKEDIECLREILKTFYGNYPHSNLSGLIAVAELLERFLAEVSSNIDLKPAEFVSLADILIAASLVTQRRSDGIYRAIDIYLLNHRYLTESEREEVCLVLDCQKMSPEAREHAARNERLPLRVVVQVLFVGQLQLRDTILGEIQDSDNKLRKEVGGDDLAKLDCGEEQVRNEMEKMSHKVMELERECCMMRKEIQSGCSQSVKKEKVGMWREMKRKFGCTTSMHDYNCQIKKKKVHPK; this comes from the exons ATGATGTTGAGCGGGAAAACAGGTGGATCGTCTAG GTTGTTGAAGCCTGCAGCAGCTTCCCAAGATGTGCAGCTTCTT GAACTTCTGGCTGCAAGATCAGCAAAAATATCTGAAATACTCAAAGAGAGCCCCCAGGAGggtctctctcatttcctccaAGAAATGCCAGCTGAAGCAAAGACTTTTGATCTTGTCATCAAATTCTGCTATGGGTATGAACTGGACTTGTCCACCGAGAATGTTGTACCAGTCACTTGCCTTGCTTTCCACTTAAAGATGACTGAAAGTCATAGCAGAAATAATCTTTTACGCAAGGCCCTTACTTTCTTTGAACAAAGAGTCCTCCTTAGCTGGAATGAAACAATTAAGGCTCTCTGTACCGTGGAAAACATATACAAGCACGCTGTCAATTATGGCTTGGTAGATGCCTGTATAGAGTCTCTCGTTGCAAAGGCATTGGCAGATCCTAGCCTTCTTGGTGAACCAATGAAGAATTTGATCTGTGCTGATGATAGGGAGGATGCTGACATTGTCTATAGGACAAATGCAAGGAGAAGGCTCTTTGATCTTGAAAGGCAGTCTGAGGATTTGACAGTGCTGCCTCTCCTACTTTATGAGTCTATCATTCTTGCAATGAATAAGCGTGTTGTCCCACCAAAGAATGTGGCTGTATCCCTCTCTGCATATGCAAACAAGTGGGTGGTTTCATCCATCTCCACAGGGAGGGAaaaaatgtcaatttataaGAGGAATTCTGAAAGGGAAGTCATTGAAGCTGTGGAAAGGCTTTTATCTCATGAGAGAGGAATCCTTTCTTGCACGGTATTGTTTGACATGCTGCGATCCGCATTAATTTTGGAAGCAAGCTCTGACTGCAAAAATGGTTTCGAGGTCCGGATCGGAAAACAACTAGAGGAGGCCACCGTCAAAGACCTCTTTATACCTTTTCAAGGAAACTCCAAGGAAGATATTGAGTGCTTGAGGGAGATACTGAAAACTTTCTATGGAAACTACCCTCATTCCAACCTATCAGGATTAATTGCAGTGGCAGAACTCTTGGAGAGATTCTTGGCAGAGGTTTCGAGTAACATAGATTTGAAGCCAGCGGAATTTGTTTCATTAGCAGATATATTAATTGCAGCATCGCTGGTAACTCAAAGAAGATCTGATGGAATTTATAGAGCTATTGACATCTACTTGCTCAATCATAGATACCTGACCGaatcagagagagaggaagTGTGCCTGGTGCTGGATTGCCAAAAGATGTCACCTGAAGCTCGTGAACATGCAGCCAGAAATGAAAGATTGCCATTAAGGGTGGTAGTGCAGGTTTTGTTTGTGGGGCAGCTGCAGCTGCGCGACACAATCTTGGGGGAGATTCAGGATTCTgacaacaaattaagaaagGAGGTGGGAGGGGATGATCTAGCGAAGCTGGACTGTGGTGAGGAACAAGTGAGGAATGAAATGGAGAAAATGAGCCACAAGGTGATGGAACTAGAGAGGGAATGCTGTATGATGAGGAAAGAGATCCAGAGTGGTTGCAGCCAAAGTGTCAAAAAAGAGAAAGTTGGCATGTGGAGAGAAATGAAGAGGAAGTTCGGGTGCACCACTAGCATGCACGACTATAACTGCcagataaagaagaaaaaggtgcATCCAAAATAA